From the Prunus dulcis chromosome 4, ALMONDv2, whole genome shotgun sequence genome, one window contains:
- the LOC117626512 gene encoding phytochrome E-like isoform X1 has protein sequence MELESRERGTATFSSSATSNMMPNKNNTTTSGTAKRDKSIAQYNADAGILAEYEQSTASGKSFNYSRSVLYPPESVPEEQISVYFSRIQRGALVQSFGCMLAIEEPTFRIIGYSENCFELLGLDSLFESKQLKGLIGIDSRTLFTPSSGASLAKAAASREISLLNPIWVYSRSTQKPFYAILHRIDVGIVIDLEPARSGDPALSLAGAVQSQKLAVRAISRLQSLPGGDIGVLCDTVVEDVQKLTGYDRVMVYKFHEDDHGEVVSEIRRADLESYLGLHYPATDIPQAARFLFKQNRVRMICDCNANPVKIIQSEELKQPLCLVNSTLRSPHGCHRQYMANMGSIASLVMAVIINGNDSTKLWGLVVCHHTSPRYVPFPLRYACEFLMQAFGLQLYMELQLAAQLAEKKVLRTQTLLCDMLLRDAPSGIVTQSPSIMDLVKCDGAALYYGGTCWLLGVTPTESQVKDIAEWLLSNHGDSTGLSTDSLAEAGYPGAPLLGDAVCGMATARASSKDFLFWFRSHTAEEVKWGGAKHHPEAKDDGGRMHPRSSFKAFLEVVKSRSLPWEVSEINAIHSLQLIMRDSFQDMEESVSKAINNAHQSDTEMQPQGIDELSSVACEMVKLIETASVPIFGVDSAGLINGWNTKMAELTGLQDSEAMGKSLANEIVCEDSREAVEDLLCRALQGEEDRNIELKLRNFGHSQHNSVVYVVANTCTSRNHAKNVVGVCFVGQDITCEKVVMDKFIRLQGDYKAIIQSLNPLIPPIFASDENACCSEWNAAMEKLTGWTRDDVIGKMLPGEIFGGFCRLKGQDTLTKFMIILYQGISGQDIEKFPLGFFDRKGNFVEVILTASKRTDGGGNIIGCFCFLQISLPDLQQPLEGHKQEGREGFSKLKELTYMRQEMKNPLNGIRFTHRLLQNTTISEYQKQFLDTSDACERQIMTIIEDMNMRSIEEGSSVKLNMEEFVLGNILDAIVSQSMISLREKNLQLFHEIPEEVKSLSLHGDQIRLQLVLSDFLLNVVNHAPSPDGWVEIKILPGLKLIQDGNNCIRLQFRMTHPGQGLPAALIRDMFEGGNRWTTQEGLGLNLSRKLLNRMNGQVQYVREHDKCYFLIDLEFKTRKERQRVSVSQADMSTMS, from the exons ATGGAGCTcgaaagcagagagagaggcaCCGCCACATTCTCATCCTCAGCTACCAGCAACATGATgcccaacaaaaacaacactACCACTAGCGGCACCGCCAAAAGAGACAAGTCAATTGCTCAGTACAATGCAGATGCTGGCATTTTAGCTGAATATGAGCAGTCTACTGCGTCTGGTAAGTCCTTTAACTATTCAAGATCAGTGCTTTATCCTCCAGAATCTGTACCTGAAGAGCAAATAAGTGTCTATTTCTCGAGAATCCAAAGGGGTGCTCTTGTTCAATCCTTTGGTTGTATGCTTGCAATTGAAGAACCCACTTTTAGAATTATCGGTTATAGTGAGAATTGCTTTGAGTTGTTGGGTTTGGATAGTCTCTTTGAGTCAAAACAATTAAAGGGTCTAATTGGAATTGATTCTAGAACCTTGTTTACACCTTCTTCCGGGGCTTCACTGGCCAAAGCTGCTGCGTCCAGGGAGATATCATTGTTAAACCCAATTTGGGTTTATTCTAGGAGTACCCAGAAGCCATTTTATGCTATATTGCATAGAATTGATGTGGGAATTGTGATTGATTTGGAGCCTGCTAGGTCTGGTGATCCTGCATTGTCGCTTGCAGGCGCTGTGCAGTCACAGAAACTTGCGGTTCGGGCAATTTCTAGGCTTCAGTCTCTCCCTGGAGGAGATATTGGTGTGTTATGTGATACAGTTGTGGAAGATGTTCAGAAGCTTACTGGATATGACAGAGTTATGGTTTACAAGTTCCATGAGGATGATCATGGTGAAGTTGTGTCTGAAATCAGAAGGGCAGATTTAGAATCCTATTTGGGTTTACATTATCCTGCCACGGATATCCCTCAAGCTGCCCGTTTCTTGTTCAAGCAGAATCGTGTACGCATGATTTGTGATTGCAATGCAAATCCAGTTAAAATCATTCAAAGTGAAGAACTAAAGCAGCCTCTGTGCTTGGTCAATTCAACCCTCCGGTCACCACATGGCTGCCACAGACAGTACATGGCCAACATGGGATCCATTGCCTCATTGGTGATGGCAGTTATTATCAATGGTAATGATTCGACGAAGCTTTGGGGGTTGGTAGTGTGCCACCACACTTCACCCCGTTATGTCCCTTTCCCTCTTCGCTATGCTTGTGAGTTTCTTATGCAGGCATTTGGGCTGCAGCTGTACATGGAGCTTCAATTGGCAGCACAGTTGGCTGAAAAAAAGGTTCTCAGAACACAAACCTTGCTTTGTGACATGCTCCTCCGGGATGCCCCATCAGGTATTGTGACCCAATCTCCTAGTATAATGGATCTTGTGAAGTGTGATGGGGCTGCATTGTATTATGGCGGGACATGTTGGTTGTTAGGTGTAACTCCAACTGAATCACAGGTTAAAGATATAGCAGAGTGGCTGCTAAGTAATCATGGGGATTCCACAGGTCTGAGTACCGATAGTTTGGCAGAAGCTGGTTACCCTGGTGCACCTTTACTGGGTGATGCAGTCTGTGGTATGGCTACTGCAAGAGCCAGTTCAAAGgatttcttgttttggttCAGGTCTCACACTGCAGAGGAAGTCAAATGGGGAGGAGCTAAGCATCATCCAGAGGCTAAGGATGATGGTGGAAGGATGCACCCAAGATCATCATTTAAAGCTTTTCTTGAAGTAGTTAAAAGTAGAAGTTTGCCTTGGGAGGTCTCTGAAATTAATGCCATCCACTCTTTACAGCTCATAATGAGAGACTCGTTTCAGGATATGGAAGAAAGTGTTTCTAAGGCAATAAATAATGCTCATCAGAGTGATACTGAAATGCAGCCTCAGGGGATAGATGAACTCAGTTCTGTGGCATGTGAAATGGTTAAATTGATTGAGACAGCTTCAGTTCCGATTTTTGGGGTTGATTCAGCTGGTCTCATCAATGGATGGAATACAAAGATGGCTGAATTGACAGGATTACAAGATAGCGAAGCTATGGGGAAGTCCCTAGCTAATGAAATTGTTTGTGAGGACTCACGGGAAGCTGTTGAAGATCTTTTATGCAGAGCCTTACAAG GTGAGGAGGACAGGAATATTGAGTTAAAACTGAGAAATTTTGGGCACTCTCAGCATAACTCGGTTGTCTATGTTGTAGCCAACACTTGCACAAGTAGGAATCATGCAAAGAATGTTGTTGGTGTATGCTTTGTGGGTCAAGATATTACTTGTGAAAAAGTTGTTATGGATAAATTCATCCGTTTGCAAGGCGATTATAAGGCTATTATACAGAGTCTTAACCCATTGATTCCACCCATATTTGCATCTGATGAGAATGCCTGCTGCTCTGAATGGAATGCAGCCATGGAAAAGCTTACTGGTTGGACAAGAGATGACGTTATTGGTAAAATGCTTCCTGGGGAAATCTTTGGAGGTTTCTGTCGGCTGAAAGGTCAAGATACACTGACTAAATTTATGATTATATTGTACCAAGGAATCAGTGGTCAAGATATTGAGAAGTTTCCACTTGGGTTTTTTGATAGAAAAGGGAACTTTGTTGAGGTGATCTTAACAGCAAGCAAGAGGACTGATGGAGGTGGAAATATAATTGGTTGTTTCTGCTTCTTGCAAATATCTTTGCCTGACCTGCAGCAGCCCTTGGAAGGACACAAACAAGAGGGTAGAGAAGGCTTTTCAAAACTAAAGGAATTAACATACATGCGACAAGAGATGAAAAATCCTTTAAATGGTATTCGGTTTACGCACAGACTACTTCAAAATACAACTATTTCAGAATATCAGAAGCAATTTCTTGACACTAGTGATGCATGTGAAAGACAAATCATGACAATCATCGAGGATATGAATATGAGAAGCATAGAGGAAGG CAGTAGCGTGAAGCTGAACATGGAAGAATTTGTCTTGGGAAACATTTTGGATGCCATTGTTAGTCAATCAATGATCTCATTGAGGGAAAAGAATCTGCAGCTTTTTCATGAGATTCCAGAAGAAGTTAAATCACTATCTTTGCATGGGGATCAAATCAGGCTGCAGTTGGTCTTGTCTGATTTCTTGCTCAATGTAGTGAATCATGCACCTTCCCCAGATGGCTGggttgaaattaaaattttaccTGGTCTAAAGTTAATACAGGATGGCAACAATTGTATCCGTTTACAGTTCAG AATGACTCACCCCGGTCAAGGCCTTCCGGCTGCGCTTATCCGAGATATGTTCGAGGGAGGAAATCGATGGACTACGCAGGAAGGGCTTGGCCTAAATCTGTCCAGGAAACTTCTGAATAGAATGAATGGTCAGGTTCAGTATGTTAGAGAGCATGACAAATGTTACTTCCTCATTGACCTTGAATTTAAAACCAGGAAAGAAAGGCAGAGGGTTTCAGTGTCACAGGCCGATATGAGCACAATGTCTTAA
- the LOC117626512 gene encoding phytochrome E-like isoform X2, producing MELESRERGTATFSSSATSNMMPNKNNTTTSGTAKRDKSIAQYNADAGILAEYEQSTASGKSFNYSRSVLYPPESVPEEQISVYFSRIQRGALVQSFGCMLAIEEPTFRIIGYSENCFELLGLDSLFESKQLKGLIGIDSRTLFTPSSGASLAKAAASREISLLNPIWVYSRSTQKPFYAILHRIDVGIVIDLEPARSGDPALSLAGAVQSQKLAVRAISRLQSLPGGDIGVLCDTVVEDVQKLTGYDRVMVYKFHEDDHGEVVSEIRRADLESYLGLHYPATDIPQAARFLFKQNRVRMICDCNANPVKIIQSEELKQPLCLVNSTLRSPHGCHRQYMANMGSIASLVMAVIINGNDSTKLWGLVVCHHTSPRYVPFPLRYACEFLMQAFGLQLYMELQLAAQLAEKKVLRTQTLLCDMLLRDAPSGIVTQSPSIMDLVKCDGAALYYGGTCWLLGVTPTESQVKDIAEWLLSNHGDSTGLSTDSLAEAGYPGAPLLGDAVCGMATARASSKDFLFWFRSHTAEEVKWGGAKHHPEAKDDGGRMHPRSSFKAFLEVVKSRSLPWEVSEINAIHSLQLIMRDSFQDMEESVSKAINNAHQSDTEMQPQGIDELSSVACEMVKLIETASVPIFGVDSAGLINGWNTKMAELTGLQDSEAMGKSLANEIVCEDSREAVEDLLCRALQGEEDRNIELKLRNFGHSQHNSVVYVVANTCTSRNHAKNVVGVCFVGQDITCEKVVMDKFIRLQGDYKAIIQSLNPLIPPIFASDENACCSEWNAAMEKLTGWTRDDVIGKMLPGEIFGGFCRLKGQDTLTKFMIILYQGISGQDIEKFPLGFFDRKGNFVEVILTASKRTDGGGNIIGCFCFLQISLPDLQQPLEGHKQEGREGFSKLKELTYMRQEMKNPLNGIRFTHRLLQNTTISEYQKQFLDTSDACERQIMTIIEDMNMRSIEEGSVKLNMEEFVLGNILDAIVSQSMISLREKNLQLFHEIPEEVKSLSLHGDQIRLQLVLSDFLLNVVNHAPSPDGWVEIKILPGLKLIQDGNNCIRLQFRMTHPGQGLPAALIRDMFEGGNRWTTQEGLGLNLSRKLLNRMNGQVQYVREHDKCYFLIDLEFKTRKERQRVSVSQADMSTMS from the exons ATGGAGCTcgaaagcagagagagaggcaCCGCCACATTCTCATCCTCAGCTACCAGCAACATGATgcccaacaaaaacaacactACCACTAGCGGCACCGCCAAAAGAGACAAGTCAATTGCTCAGTACAATGCAGATGCTGGCATTTTAGCTGAATATGAGCAGTCTACTGCGTCTGGTAAGTCCTTTAACTATTCAAGATCAGTGCTTTATCCTCCAGAATCTGTACCTGAAGAGCAAATAAGTGTCTATTTCTCGAGAATCCAAAGGGGTGCTCTTGTTCAATCCTTTGGTTGTATGCTTGCAATTGAAGAACCCACTTTTAGAATTATCGGTTATAGTGAGAATTGCTTTGAGTTGTTGGGTTTGGATAGTCTCTTTGAGTCAAAACAATTAAAGGGTCTAATTGGAATTGATTCTAGAACCTTGTTTACACCTTCTTCCGGGGCTTCACTGGCCAAAGCTGCTGCGTCCAGGGAGATATCATTGTTAAACCCAATTTGGGTTTATTCTAGGAGTACCCAGAAGCCATTTTATGCTATATTGCATAGAATTGATGTGGGAATTGTGATTGATTTGGAGCCTGCTAGGTCTGGTGATCCTGCATTGTCGCTTGCAGGCGCTGTGCAGTCACAGAAACTTGCGGTTCGGGCAATTTCTAGGCTTCAGTCTCTCCCTGGAGGAGATATTGGTGTGTTATGTGATACAGTTGTGGAAGATGTTCAGAAGCTTACTGGATATGACAGAGTTATGGTTTACAAGTTCCATGAGGATGATCATGGTGAAGTTGTGTCTGAAATCAGAAGGGCAGATTTAGAATCCTATTTGGGTTTACATTATCCTGCCACGGATATCCCTCAAGCTGCCCGTTTCTTGTTCAAGCAGAATCGTGTACGCATGATTTGTGATTGCAATGCAAATCCAGTTAAAATCATTCAAAGTGAAGAACTAAAGCAGCCTCTGTGCTTGGTCAATTCAACCCTCCGGTCACCACATGGCTGCCACAGACAGTACATGGCCAACATGGGATCCATTGCCTCATTGGTGATGGCAGTTATTATCAATGGTAATGATTCGACGAAGCTTTGGGGGTTGGTAGTGTGCCACCACACTTCACCCCGTTATGTCCCTTTCCCTCTTCGCTATGCTTGTGAGTTTCTTATGCAGGCATTTGGGCTGCAGCTGTACATGGAGCTTCAATTGGCAGCACAGTTGGCTGAAAAAAAGGTTCTCAGAACACAAACCTTGCTTTGTGACATGCTCCTCCGGGATGCCCCATCAGGTATTGTGACCCAATCTCCTAGTATAATGGATCTTGTGAAGTGTGATGGGGCTGCATTGTATTATGGCGGGACATGTTGGTTGTTAGGTGTAACTCCAACTGAATCACAGGTTAAAGATATAGCAGAGTGGCTGCTAAGTAATCATGGGGATTCCACAGGTCTGAGTACCGATAGTTTGGCAGAAGCTGGTTACCCTGGTGCACCTTTACTGGGTGATGCAGTCTGTGGTATGGCTACTGCAAGAGCCAGTTCAAAGgatttcttgttttggttCAGGTCTCACACTGCAGAGGAAGTCAAATGGGGAGGAGCTAAGCATCATCCAGAGGCTAAGGATGATGGTGGAAGGATGCACCCAAGATCATCATTTAAAGCTTTTCTTGAAGTAGTTAAAAGTAGAAGTTTGCCTTGGGAGGTCTCTGAAATTAATGCCATCCACTCTTTACAGCTCATAATGAGAGACTCGTTTCAGGATATGGAAGAAAGTGTTTCTAAGGCAATAAATAATGCTCATCAGAGTGATACTGAAATGCAGCCTCAGGGGATAGATGAACTCAGTTCTGTGGCATGTGAAATGGTTAAATTGATTGAGACAGCTTCAGTTCCGATTTTTGGGGTTGATTCAGCTGGTCTCATCAATGGATGGAATACAAAGATGGCTGAATTGACAGGATTACAAGATAGCGAAGCTATGGGGAAGTCCCTAGCTAATGAAATTGTTTGTGAGGACTCACGGGAAGCTGTTGAAGATCTTTTATGCAGAGCCTTACAAG GTGAGGAGGACAGGAATATTGAGTTAAAACTGAGAAATTTTGGGCACTCTCAGCATAACTCGGTTGTCTATGTTGTAGCCAACACTTGCACAAGTAGGAATCATGCAAAGAATGTTGTTGGTGTATGCTTTGTGGGTCAAGATATTACTTGTGAAAAAGTTGTTATGGATAAATTCATCCGTTTGCAAGGCGATTATAAGGCTATTATACAGAGTCTTAACCCATTGATTCCACCCATATTTGCATCTGATGAGAATGCCTGCTGCTCTGAATGGAATGCAGCCATGGAAAAGCTTACTGGTTGGACAAGAGATGACGTTATTGGTAAAATGCTTCCTGGGGAAATCTTTGGAGGTTTCTGTCGGCTGAAAGGTCAAGATACACTGACTAAATTTATGATTATATTGTACCAAGGAATCAGTGGTCAAGATATTGAGAAGTTTCCACTTGGGTTTTTTGATAGAAAAGGGAACTTTGTTGAGGTGATCTTAACAGCAAGCAAGAGGACTGATGGAGGTGGAAATATAATTGGTTGTTTCTGCTTCTTGCAAATATCTTTGCCTGACCTGCAGCAGCCCTTGGAAGGACACAAACAAGAGGGTAGAGAAGGCTTTTCAAAACTAAAGGAATTAACATACATGCGACAAGAGATGAAAAATCCTTTAAATGGTATTCGGTTTACGCACAGACTACTTCAAAATACAACTATTTCAGAATATCAGAAGCAATTTCTTGACACTAGTGATGCATGTGAAAGACAAATCATGACAATCATCGAGGATATGAATATGAGAAGCATAGAGGAAGG TAGCGTGAAGCTGAACATGGAAGAATTTGTCTTGGGAAACATTTTGGATGCCATTGTTAGTCAATCAATGATCTCATTGAGGGAAAAGAATCTGCAGCTTTTTCATGAGATTCCAGAAGAAGTTAAATCACTATCTTTGCATGGGGATCAAATCAGGCTGCAGTTGGTCTTGTCTGATTTCTTGCTCAATGTAGTGAATCATGCACCTTCCCCAGATGGCTGggttgaaattaaaattttaccTGGTCTAAAGTTAATACAGGATGGCAACAATTGTATCCGTTTACAGTTCAG AATGACTCACCCCGGTCAAGGCCTTCCGGCTGCGCTTATCCGAGATATGTTCGAGGGAGGAAATCGATGGACTACGCAGGAAGGGCTTGGCCTAAATCTGTCCAGGAAACTTCTGAATAGAATGAATGGTCAGGTTCAGTATGTTAGAGAGCATGACAAATGTTACTTCCTCATTGACCTTGAATTTAAAACCAGGAAAGAAAGGCAGAGGGTTTCAGTGTCACAGGCCGATATGAGCACAATGTCTTAA